The Streptomyces sp. GSL17-111 region CGGGCTGCGCTTCGCCCTCCACGACGGCCCGGCGGAGTCCGGGGGCCTGCCCGCGCCGGTGGAGCTGGCCGCCTACCGGGTCGTGCAGGAGGCCCTGACCAACGCGCTGAAGCACGCCGCGCCCGGTGAGGTGAGCGTGCGCCTGGAGCGGGCGGCGGACCTGACGGTCACCGTGTGCTCGCCGCTCGGCCGCGCGGGCCCCCGGGTCCCCGGCTCGGGGGCCGGACTCGTCGGCATGCGGGAACGGGTCGAACTGCTGGGCGGCGCGTTCGCCGCCGGGCCGGACGGGGACGTGTGGCGGGTGCGGGCCCGGCTGCCCCTGAGTGAAGGAGCTGAGCGCACGTGACGATCCGGGTACTCGTCGCCGAGGACCAGGCGTCCGTACGGTCCGGGCTGGTGCTCATCCTGCGCGGCGCGGCGGGGGTCGACGTCGTCGGGGAGGCCGAGGACGGGGAGGAGGCCGTGCGGCTGGCCCGGGAGCTGCGGCCCGACATCGTCCTGATGGACGTGCAGATGCCGCGCCTGGACGGCGTCTCGGCCACCCGGGAGATCGTCGCGGAGCGGCTGGCCGATGTCCTCGTGCTGACGACGTTCGACCTGGACGCCTACGTGTTCGGGGCGCTGCGGGCCGGCGCGGCGGGCTTTCTGCTCAAGAACACCGACGCGGCGGGACTCGTCGACGCCGTCCGGACGGTGGCACGCGGCGAGGGGACGATCGCGCCCGCGGTGACCCGGCGGCTCATCGCCGAGTTCGCCGCCCCGGCCGTCGCACCCGCACAGGCACCCCCCGAGCTGGAGACTCTGACGGCACGGGAGCGGGAGGTGCTGGCGCTCCTGGGCGAGGGCCACTCCAACGCGGACGTCGCGGCCCGGCTCTCGATGGCCGAGGCCACCGTGAAGACGCACGTCAGCCGCGTCCTGCGCAAGCTGGGGCTGCGCAGCCGCACGCAGGCCGCCGTGCTGGCCAGGGAGTGGGGCGTCTCGCCCGCCTGACGTCTCCTGACGCCGACTCACCGCCCGCCACGCGGGCGGCGGCACGGCCCGTCACGCCGTCGTTGCAGGCGTACAGGAGGTGTCCACCGAACGACACCTTGGGCCCAACTCAGCGGCACCTTAAGGAAACCTTAGCTCGCAGCCGATTTGGTCCAGACCTATTGACCAGTGGTCCAGACCTCCTTAGTGTCCCTGACAACTGCGGGAGGGCGTGAGGCACGTCACGCGCTCCACGGGCGGCGCAGAAACCCCCATCGGACCGGCCCCCACCGGCCCCAGCTCATGGAGCGCTGTTGAATACACCACGCAGCACGAGACGTCGAACCGGCCGTCGGGCTCTCGCAGTCATGGCGGCACTGCTCATCCCCGCCGGCGGCCTGGTCGTCATGGCCACCCCGGCCCAGGCGGCCGAGGAGGCCACGGCCACCTTCACCCGGACCGCCGACTGGGGAACGGGCTTCGAAGGCAAGTGGACCATCAAGAACACCGGTGACACCACGCTGAACAGCTGGGAGCTGGAGTGGGACTTCCCCTCCGGCACCACGGTGAACAGCCACTGGGAGGCGAAGGTCACCAAGAGCGGTGACCACTACACCGCCGTCAACCTGGGCTGGAACGGCACGATCGCCCCCGGTGCCAGCGTCAGCTTCGGCTTCGGCGGCAGCGGATCGGGCGACCCGAGCGGCTGCCTGATCAACGGCAAGGCGTGTGACGGCTCCGGCGAGCCGGACCCCGACCCCACCGACCCGCCGGACCCGGACCCGACGGACCCGCCGGACCCGGACCCGACCGACCCCCCGGTGCCGCCCGGTGAGCACATCAACCTCGGCTACTTCACCGAGTGGGGCGTCTACGGCCGCGACTACCACGTCAAGGACCTGGTCACCTCCGGTTCCGCCGAGAAGCTGACGCACATCAACTACTCGTTCGGCAACGTGCAGGGCGGCAAGTGCACGATGGGCGACAGCTACGCCGCCATCGACAAGGCGTACACCGCCGCCGAGTCCGTGGACGGCGTGGCCGACACCTGGGACCAGCCGCTGCGCGGCAACTTCAACCAGCTCCTCAAGCTGAAGGAGGCCTACCCGCACATCAAGATCCTGTGGTCCTTCGGCGGATGGACCTGGTCCGGCGGCTTCGGTGACGCCATGCAGAACCCGGCCGCCTTCGCGTCGTCCTGCTACGACCTGGTGCACGACCCGCGCTGGGAGGGTGTCTTCGACGGCATCGACCTGGACTGGGAGTACCCCAACGCCTGCGGTCTGAGCTGTGACAACAGCGGCCCGGACGTGATGCGCGAGATGATGCAGGCGTTCCGCGCCGAGTTCGGCCAGGACCAGCTCGTGACGGCCGCGATCACCGCCGACGCCTCCAGCGGCGGCAAGATCGACAAGGCGGACTACGCCGGTGCTGCGCAGTACACCGACTGGTACAACGTCATGACGTACGACTTCTTCGGCGGCTTCAACAAGAACGGGCCGACGGCCCCGCACTCGCCGCTGACCTCGTACGACGGCATCCCCCAGGAGGGCTTCAACTCCGCCGACGCCATCGCCAAGCTCAAGGCCAAGGGCGTACCCGCCGACAAGCTGCTCCTCGGCATCGGCTTCTACGGCCGCGGCTGGACCGGCGTCACGCAGTCCGAGCCGGGCGGCACCGCCACCGGCGCGGCCCCGGGCACCTACGAGGCCGGCATCGACGACTACAAGGTGATCAAGGACAAGTGCCCGGTCACCGGCACGGTCGCCGGCACCGCCTACGCCCACTGCGGCAACGAGTGGTGGAGCTACGACACCCCCAGCACCATCCAGGGCAAGATGGACTGGGCCAAGCAGCAGGGCCTGGGCGGTGCGTTCTTCTGGGAGACCAGCGGCGACACCGCGGACGGTGAGCTGATCACCGCCATCCACCAGGGTCTGAACGGATGACCCGCTCGCTCTGACCCACCCCCCGAACGCCGGGGAGACGGCCCGCCCGCCGTCTCCCCGGCTCTTTCGTGCGCCCGCCCGCACTCCCCCAGCGGAAGGAGCGTCCCGGGAGCAGGAGGGCGGGCGGAAGCGCCCCTCGGAGAGGCCGGACCACCCCAGGGACTCGGGCCCCTGTCGGACGCCGTGTCCCCACCGGTGCCGGGGGCGCGAGACCTGCGGGAGGAACGTCCCGGCCGCCCCGGGCAGGACCACGGACATGACACGGCCCGGCACCCCGCAGGGGGCCGGGCCGGGGAACGGGTTCCGGGAAGGAGAAGGGGAAGGGGAAGAGACGCGAAGGCTACGCGACGTTGACGCGTTGGCCGGGGGGCGCGGCCTCCAGCCAGGCGAGGAATCCCGTCAGCGCGTCCTCGCTCATCGCCAGCTCCACCGGCGTGCCGTCGTGCAGGCAGCTGAGGACGACGGCGTCGGAGAGCAGCGCCAGCTCCTCCTCGCCCTGCGGGGTACGCCGCCGGAGGACCTCG contains the following coding sequences:
- a CDS encoding response regulator transcription factor; amino-acid sequence: MTIRVLVAEDQASVRSGLVLILRGAAGVDVVGEAEDGEEAVRLARELRPDIVLMDVQMPRLDGVSATREIVAERLADVLVLTTFDLDAYVFGALRAGAAGFLLKNTDAAGLVDAVRTVARGEGTIAPAVTRRLIAEFAAPAVAPAQAPPELETLTAREREVLALLGEGHSNADVAARLSMAEATVKTHVSRVLRKLGLRSRTQAAVLAREWGVSPA
- a CDS encoding glycosyl hydrolase family 18 protein, encoding MAALLIPAGGLVVMATPAQAAEEATATFTRTADWGTGFEGKWTIKNTGDTTLNSWELEWDFPSGTTVNSHWEAKVTKSGDHYTAVNLGWNGTIAPGASVSFGFGGSGSGDPSGCLINGKACDGSGEPDPDPTDPPDPDPTDPPDPDPTDPPVPPGEHINLGYFTEWGVYGRDYHVKDLVTSGSAEKLTHINYSFGNVQGGKCTMGDSYAAIDKAYTAAESVDGVADTWDQPLRGNFNQLLKLKEAYPHIKILWSFGGWTWSGGFGDAMQNPAAFASSCYDLVHDPRWEGVFDGIDLDWEYPNACGLSCDNSGPDVMREMMQAFRAEFGQDQLVTAAITADASSGGKIDKADYAGAAQYTDWYNVMTYDFFGGFNKNGPTAPHSPLTSYDGIPQEGFNSADAIAKLKAKGVPADKLLLGIGFYGRGWTGVTQSEPGGTATGAAPGTYEAGIDDYKVIKDKCPVTGTVAGTAYAHCGNEWWSYDTPSTIQGKMDWAKQQGLGGAFFWETSGDTADGELITAIHQGLNG